A part of Streptomyces sp. NBC_01451 genomic DNA contains:
- a CDS encoding ParB/RepB/Spo0J family partition protein: MSERRRGLGRGLGALIPAAPTGDRPTPPAMGGTASTSPAAVPVLTAERGVAAAKVATLPPVSRETEDAYSNEFGEVPAPPIGAHFAELPIDSITPNPRQPRDVFDEDALAELVTSIKEVGLLQPVVVRQVGATSYELIMGERRWRACREAGLEAIPAIVRATDDEKLLLDALLENLHRAQLNPLEEAAAYDQLLKDFHCTHDQLADRIGRSRPQVSNTLRLLRLSPAVQRRVAAGVLSAGHARALLSVDDSEEQDKLAHRIVAEGLSVRAVEEIVTLMGSRPTAATRSKGPRAGALVSPALTDLAGRLSDRFETRVKVDLGQKKGKITVEFASMEDLERILSSLAPGEGPVLQKSLLDDDSDNSEDSED; the protein is encoded by the coding sequence GTGAGCGAGCGACGGAGGGGGTTGGGTCGTGGTCTCGGCGCACTGATCCCAGCTGCACCGACCGGAGACAGGCCGACGCCACCGGCGATGGGGGGCACCGCCTCCACCTCACCGGCCGCGGTTCCCGTACTCACGGCTGAGCGCGGAGTGGCTGCGGCGAAGGTTGCCACGTTGCCGCCTGTTTCACGTGAAACAGAGGATGCCTACTCGAACGAATTCGGGGAGGTCCCGGCGCCTCCCATCGGCGCCCACTTCGCCGAGCTGCCCATCGACTCCATCACGCCGAACCCGCGACAGCCGCGTGATGTGTTCGACGAGGACGCACTGGCGGAGCTGGTCACCTCCATCAAGGAGGTCGGTCTCCTCCAGCCGGTCGTCGTGCGGCAGGTGGGTGCCACCAGCTACGAGCTCATCATGGGCGAGCGGCGCTGGCGGGCCTGCCGTGAAGCGGGCCTTGAGGCGATCCCGGCGATCGTGCGGGCCACGGACGACGAGAAGCTCCTGCTGGACGCACTGCTGGAGAACCTCCACAGGGCTCAGCTGAACCCACTGGAGGAGGCGGCGGCCTACGACCAGTTGCTCAAGGACTTCCACTGCACGCACGATCAGCTGGCGGACCGGATCGGCCGTTCCCGGCCGCAGGTTTCCAACACCCTGCGTCTGCTGAGGCTCTCGCCGGCGGTCCAGCGCCGTGTCGCCGCCGGAGTGCTCTCCGCCGGGCACGCTCGTGCGCTTCTCTCCGTGGACGACTCGGAGGAGCAGGACAAGCTGGCCCACCGGATCGTGGCCGAAGGGCTTTCGGTACGGGCCGTCGAGGAGATCGTGACCCTGATGGGCTCGCGGCCGACGGCGGCTACGAGGTCCAAGGGGCCGCGGGCGGGTGCCCTGGTGTCTCCGGCGCTGACCGATCTCGCAGGTCGTCTCTCGGACCGCTTCGAGACACGGGTGAAGGTCGACCTGGGGCAGAAGAAGGGCAAGATCACTGTCGAGTTCGCCTCGATGGAAGACCTTGAGCGCATCCTCAGCTCTCTCGCCCCGGGCGAGGGTCCGGTTCTTCAGAAGAGTCTTCTGGACGACGACTCCGACAACTCCGAGGACTCGGAGGACTGA